The DNA sequence taaataaacaatttatCATTAAAATATACAATGTCCCTTCGCATTGAGATTTGGGCAACTTTCACCAATATTAAACACAATCTTACAGATATAAAGTGTAAATGCACACCCACTACAGTAAGTGGCAGTGGGGctctcattttttaattttaggcAAATTGATGGACTTAAAATATTTTCTGACAGAATGAGAAAACTTGttaatgttttcctttttttgtaaattgagctttccatcttttttctttttgttttctttaatgttaataataaaatagtttACAAAAAGGTAGTCATAACATTTTATAAACTACTATTATATTTATGGCAGGGCGGTTGGAGGGTTGCTTTCTTCCTTCTTGGATGggcaaaatagaaaaataactgAGAAGCActgtttcatcatcatcatatgtgatttttattaacTACTGTTATAGATTTCTCAACAATAATGAATGtaacacttttaaaaatatttttttttccagtttggaCATTTTTAAATGATCACGTATTCAACATTTTTATAAAATGACATTGCTCCTTCACTGGTGAGATCACTTTTGGGACAGGCCATCAGACTGCTGGTGGGCACCACATTGGTAGGCTCTTCCTACAAGAATTTAACCGCACTTAAATAAACAAGCAAAAGTGAAATCACAGAATTTCATTGTCAGCACTgacacaagaaagaaaaagttaGTCGTGCTTCGGAGTTCCAGAAGTCGTACTTCCTGCTGGCGCTGCGGTGGGCCCGGAGTGTGACGTCACGCTCCCAGAATGCACGGCTTCCAGCGCGGCGCCAGCGGCCAGGCCCAGACTCGAATAAACATCTTTTAAAGCCTTAATCTGTCCAAAATGTCCACGTGGAGGCCAAATGGAGCGCGGTGGAAGATCGCGGCGTTGTGCCAGGCGGTAAGAAACATCCACTGTGTAAATGTTGACTTAAGACTTTTTAAAGCTTTTGCTAAACTAATACAGAGAGTTAGCTCCCGCAACACAAACTCCGACACAACTTGGTGAAGCGCACGTCTATTGTTTTTAATTCGTCATTCTCTCTCGGTTAAACTTTAGACATTTACCTACAGCCTTGTTTGCACAAATGTAACTCGATGTGGTGTTTTTCACGTCAACCAGAAGTGCGAACCTAACTTACATCCGCCACCGAAATTCACGAAGACAAGATCGGTTAGCAGACAAATTTAGCCCGGGTCCGGTAAGTTGTGGTCACACATTCGCTGAAACTTTGGACTTCGCCCCTTCCAGTCAAGCACTAGTCAGCTATAATGACACATAAATTTATTAAAGAAATCCTATCCCGTGTGCTCTATAATAGTTGCCGATCGTTTTAACACAAGTTGCATACTTTTGACGGAGGCAAGGAAAGTGAACTCGAACGTCACTGCTTGTCTCCACAGGATGGCGCTGTAATTGATTTCTTCCTCATAGAGATTGTTCACTTTTCTACTTGTAAATCTTGTAAAAAGTTGAAAGTATTGCGGCCAGGCTGCCCCTATTAGAGATGCATAAATCATGCATTTGAGATCTAGGCTAAGATAAATTCCTGTCGAGTAGTAATTGTCAACTTGTCGGTTGAGACTTATGGAATGCAATCCACCATGTTTGTGTTTAAATTGAAGACCAAATTCAATGTTTGCTTTACAGTACACATGGGACAAAGGTGGAGCGTGAACTTTGACGAAACCCGTGTTGCTAGCAACTTTTGTCCAAACATTTACAGACGTTTAGAGTGGCGGGATGGATCTGTGATTTTCTAGACACTATCATGTTGTGAACTCAAGCAGAACGGCAGGTTCATAGAATGACCTTAACAAAAGAGTTCATGACAAGGTTCCAAGGACATGGTATAGATTTATGTATAATAATGAATGAGATCAGTGTCAACTGCTGTAAATGGTGCAGTACATTAATGCCAAAATTGGATGATGATTTTGGTCAATGTTTAAAGAGCCAAATAGTTATCCTGGCCCAAATAATCATCACAATTATTGTCATACTATCACAATGTTACTGCAACATTTTACTGGTGTGTGCAAAATTACAAAATCAGTTTGAACGTAAAGAACAACCCATACAAATTTTATGCAATGTCCCGCTAAATTGACTTTCACTGAGGACAGTGATATATTCTCAAAAATAGTTCATTGAAGGCATTGCAATTATTCTGTTCTGAATGTAATCAAAAGTTATTGCcaaagtattattattttttttttaaatcagatagATTTTGGTGTATGAACATACACAAAGTGGCATGGGAAGCACCATAGCTCTATCACAACCGCTAGGAGATAGACGGGTCTCTCGTGATGACTGTTAATCTGCATTCTTCTTACTGTGTCACCACACCCTACTTCAAAAATGTGATTTCCTCAATATggggatatatttttttatatttcaggTCTTTTAAGATGTTGAGCTTCTTCTGCTGAACACCAACCGACTCTTGAGTCAACAGCAGAAATTATCCAAATTGCAGCCCACTAGGGTTGCTATGGCAGGTGCTGTCACCGAAACCAAGCGCTGGACACAGGCCTGTCCCATCGAGACAGGACAGACCACACGTCATTGTCACAAGAGATCATTAAATAGTCAACAAACTGCACTTAGTATTATTGCAAGCACACGGAGATAACCAACAGCCTGAGATCAGAGAGTCGATGGCCAGTGACCTGTAGAATCCTCATGAGTGTTGCTTACATCTGCTCCTACACACTCAGTTTTTCAACGCAACCGGCATCGTCCCCTTGGGACAATGTTCCACCAGCAAGAACAACTAAAGGGTCAGCTGCAGGATAGCCACATAGCCAGTAGGCAGCTTGGATTTCACTGCCAGGAGTGTGGGAAGCAATACAACACTCAGCTGGGTTACAGGCGCCACCTGGTGGAGGCTCACAGTGCCGGCGCGGGCCTGCCCTGCTCGGAAGGGACACCGTCGCTGCTGGAGCACCTGGGTGCCGGCCATATTGATCGGCCACCTCCAGCAGAGGGCAATAATAATGCGGTCGTGGCGGTCAGAGAGAGGAAATACTCCTGTGAGCGATGCGACCGCCGTTTTTACACCCGCAAGGACGTACGTCGCCATGCCGTGGTGCACACAGGACGGCGCGATTTCTTGTGTCCCCGTTGTGCTCAGCGCTTCGGCCGCAGAGACCACTTGACCCGTCACTTGAAGAAGAGCCACGCGCATGACGCGGGATTGATACCGCTGGTTACAGCCAGTACTCCCGTGGCGACATCCACCACAACCACCCAGTGTCCCATAAAGGAATCCAGCCCTTTAGCCTCGGATAGAAGCTCGTCCGCCTCCAAGGAACCCGTGGAGACCTTCACCAGGGACATGTTCAACTCCTACCCCATTACCAACCCTGTCCCCGGGATGAGTCATCCGCACGGCCTCATGCAGGTGTCTTTGTCCTCAAGCATGAGCGTCGGTCGCCATATGCCTCCGCCGTCTCCTCACAACCACCATCATCACTTGCAGCCTCTGTCGGCGCCGCCGCAGCAGCAGTCGTACGGCAGCATGCCCAGGTACCAGCAAGGATCTACCTCATATCCTCGCACTGACGTGGACAGTTTCCTGCTGGATCTGCAGGGTGCCCCTCCTCCTCACCTCAGCTCAGTCAACTCTTCTACCTCGACGTCCACCTCTCCTCAAAGGGAGATGCTCGCTGAAGGGATGCCTGTTGGCAGTGATCCCCACCTAGTGCCCAGGAATGCTGCTATCTCCTCAGCTGAGCTTTCCTGCACCACTAACATGGAACTTGGGCCACTGTTGGGCTTCTTGCCTTTCAGCCTGCCACCTTACAGCTCTCATGTAGGAATGGGTGGGCTGATGATGGGTTATCCCCCTGCTACCACCGCCACCTCTTCGCCAACCTCTTCCAGTGGGTTGTCCTCCCAGGCTTCAGGGCCTTTTACATTCTTCCAGCCTCCTCAGGCTCATGTGCCCCAGGGCCCCGTGGCCCACAACCATAGCCAACTACCTCAGGCATACAGCACTTCTGCTGTTAGCACTTCTAGCTCCTTACCTCATTACTACCAGGCTTTTCAGCAATAAGCGGTTTTATGTCCACAAACTACTCTTCACCTGCGTGTCTTTTTCCTGTCAAAGGTCAAATGAGATCATTACCTCATTCACTGCCGttgacggttatagacgtcaaagttccattttaactgggctggcagtgaatgagttaactaTACAACATTTATGTGTCTTCTCCTTTTGTTGCTCTGATAGATTATTGGTGAACACAACAAATCACCTCATCAGTATTAcctcattatttaaaaaaaaaaaaaagtagcttgAATGCACAAATGTTGTCTATCTCACTACAATCAACAGAGTAATTCATTCAAATCTACAACAGTTAATGCACTTGATCCAGTTATCACATGTGCTATGTGGTGGCGACCTGCTTGAACATAACAAATAGCCAGTATAGCGCACACTCACACATGTCACACATGTAAAGTCAGCTTGAAGCACTGCGTTCAAAGAGGCCACATCAGCATGGTGACACAAATTCCACTGAAATACTTTTACCTTTTGTAACGGTTTGTTTCTGTAATCACAAATATAGAATGCACTTAAGATTAGTTTTCACCATTACATAccttttcattttaaatgtctAATTCGCATTAGTGATGGCATAGCATTTATTTTTGTTCGATTCTCTGCAGACTTTGACCATGTTGTTTAGTGACAGATTATCTGTTAGTTACAATGGTTATTCTTTGACACCAAATACCTTTGAATATAAACTGACCACCCAAAACATTATAATCGCTTGCACAGCAATGAATATCCAATACTAGAGCTGTATGCTACTCTTACAAGGGCGATGCTAATGAACAGTTGCACTGCGTCATAATGAGAGTTGTGACTGAACTGAACTTTATATTGGTTTTGGCAGAATATTTGATACAGTCCTTGTTTTGGATAACATATTGTGCAAACAGTCATAATGTTACGATTACCTTTTAAGTGGCGGTCcgtgtatttattttctttaaagaGGAGGTCAACCCCAACGTGGGTATGTATGTGTCCTCATGGCATtgtgattaat is a window from the Syngnathus scovelli strain Florida chromosome 2, RoL_Ssco_1.2, whole genome shotgun sequence genome containing:
- the LOC125989117 gene encoding zinc finger protein PLAGL2; this encodes MFHQQEQLKGQLQDSHIASRQLGFHCQECGKQYNTQLGYRRHLVEAHSAGAGLPCSEGTPSLLEHLGAGHIDRPPPAEGNNNAVVAVRERKYSCERCDRRFYTRKDVRRHAVVHTGRRDFLCPRCAQRFGRRDHLTRHLKKSHAHDAGLIPLVTASTPVATSTTTTQCPIKESSPLASDRSSSASKEPVETFTRDMFNSYPITNPVPGMSHPHGLMQVSLSSSMSVGRHMPPPSPHNHHHHLQPLSAPPQQQSYGSMPRYQQGSTSYPRTDVDSFLLDLQGAPPPHLSSVNSSTSTSTSPQREMLAEGMPVGSDPHLVPRNAAISSAELSCTTNMELGPLLGFLPFSLPPYSSHVGMGGLMMGYPPATTATSSPTSSSGLSSQASGPFTFFQPPQAHVPQGPVAHNHSQLPQAYSTSAVSTSSSLPHYYQAFQQ